A window from Glandiceps talaboti chromosome 15, keGlaTala1.1, whole genome shotgun sequence encodes these proteins:
- the LOC144446358 gene encoding galanin receptor 2b-like yields the protein MQSTPQVGRSNATVAPMSTDDNHMMLLQGTTLSIIMVLSAFLNFLACYVILKTTSLRSKPHFRLILNLSFSDIALAITCMPLSIMSVFTDGEVFKTSEAFCKINGFLSITFTYASVFGLTAVSLDRYFAINHPLRYRDLLTPSIMNVLLAIIWVFSLGAAAIPLYGWSEYSYNPGTHHCSPTWSSDNHCKYYTVCVVFGLVIPIVVMNTSYIFIYRQIKRSSARVNPGMVRMTNVNNISQNVQEEQPDVAIQDNSVVIDNGPIASHGDQGSSTVSQVENRRVLAGKYQNKQLKKINLRAEKKVAATGAILIIIYFLCWGMYAIVNSCYLHVEINVYIRVSAMWIAYSNSMLNPIIYTWTNRQVRNKVISMLKR from the exons ATGCAGTCTACACCGCAAGTTGGTCGATCAAACGCTACCGTGGCACCGATGTCCACAGATGACAACCATATGATGCTGTTACAGGGTACCACTTTGTCTATTATCATGGTTTTGTCTGCCTTTCTTAATTTCTTAGCTTGCTATGTGATTTTAAAGACTACTTCTCTGAGATCCAAACCACACTTTCGACTCATACTAAATCTGAGTTTTTCTGACATAGCATTAGCTATAACGTGTATGCCGCTGTCTATTATGTCTGTGTTCACTGACGGTGAAGTTTTTAAGACGTCTGAAGCATTCTGTAAG ATAAATGGTTTTCTATCGATCACGTTTACATATGCATCAGTATTTGGACTGACTGCTGTATCACTAGATCGTTACTTTGCCATCAATCACCCTCTACGGTACAGAGATTTGCTAACACCATCAATAATGAACGTTCTTCTTGCGATTATCTGGGTCTTTTCTCTTGGTGCTGCTGCCATACCTCTATATGGGTGGTCAGAGTATTCGTATAATCCAG GTACTCACCATTGTTCACCAACATGGTCATCTGATAATCATTGCAAGTATTACACCGTGTGCGTTGTCTTTGGTTTGGTCATCCCAATAGTCGTCATGAACACTTCCTACATCTTTATCTACAGACAGATTAAGCGAAGCAGCGCCAGGGTCAATCCAGGGATGGTGCGTATGACTAATGTTAACAACATTTCACAGAATGTTCAAGAAGAACAGCCAGATGTAGCAATCCAAGACAATTCGGTTGTAATCGATAATGGCCCGATAGCTAGTCACGGTGATCAGGGATCATCGACCGTCAGTCAAGTTGAAAACCGTCGGGTATTGGctggaaaatatcaaaataaacagttgaaGAAGATAAATCTAAGAGCCGAGAAAAAAGTTGCAGCGACAG GCGCTATATTGATCATCATTTACTTCCTGTGCTGGGGAATGTACGCTATCGTCAATTCATGTTATTTACACGTCGAGATTAATGTCTACATCCGGGTATCTGCTATGTGGATAGCTTATTCTAACAGTATGCTGAATCCAATTATCTACACTTGGACCAATCGACAAGTCCGAAACAAAGTGATCAGCATGTTAAAAAGATGA